The following coding sequences lie in one Myxococcus xanthus genomic window:
- the hmgA gene encoding homogentisate 1,2-dioxygenase produces the protein MTTQPSSVVSPGSVLKTAPGAYLSGFGNEFATEAVPGALPEGQNSPQRAPFGLYAEQLSGSAFTAPRRENRRSWLYRLRPSANHPAFQPLAQGLLRSGPFDEVPASPNRLRWSPQPPPAQPTDFVDGLVTYAGNGDAASGAGISIHLYAANRSMVDRVFFDADGELLIVPQAGRLRLVTELGVLDVAPGEIALVPRGVRFRAELPEGQAAGYVCENHGAFFRLPDLGPIGANGLANPRDFLTPVAAFEDVDRPTEVVQKFQGRLWSARYAYSPLDVVAWHGNLAPYKYDLARFNTINTVSFDHPDPSIFTVLTSPSEVPGTANCDFVIFPPRWMVAEHTFRPPWFHRNVMSEFMGLVHGVYDAKAGGFAPGGGSLHNCMSGHGPDRTSYEQAVQADLQPHKIKDTLAFMFESRWVIRPTRFAMESPALQQDYDACWAGFQKAKLP, from the coding sequence GTGACTACCCAGCCTTCCTCCGTGGTGTCGCCGGGGAGCGTCCTCAAGACGGCTCCCGGCGCCTATCTGTCTGGCTTCGGCAACGAGTTCGCCACCGAGGCGGTGCCCGGCGCACTGCCCGAGGGACAGAACTCACCCCAGCGGGCGCCCTTCGGCCTCTATGCCGAGCAGCTGTCGGGCTCGGCCTTCACGGCCCCGCGCCGGGAGAACCGGCGCTCCTGGCTGTACCGCCTCCGGCCCAGCGCCAACCACCCTGCGTTCCAGCCGCTGGCGCAGGGGCTCTTGCGCAGCGGGCCCTTCGACGAGGTGCCCGCCTCGCCCAACCGCCTGCGTTGGAGTCCCCAGCCCCCGCCGGCCCAGCCCACTGATTTCGTGGACGGGCTCGTCACCTACGCGGGCAACGGGGACGCGGCGTCGGGCGCGGGCATCAGCATCCACCTGTACGCGGCCAACCGCTCCATGGTGGACCGGGTGTTCTTCGACGCGGACGGCGAGCTGCTCATCGTCCCGCAGGCGGGGCGGCTGCGGCTGGTGACGGAGCTGGGCGTGCTGGACGTGGCGCCGGGCGAAATCGCGTTGGTGCCGCGCGGGGTTCGCTTCCGCGCGGAGCTGCCGGAGGGCCAGGCCGCCGGCTACGTCTGTGAGAACCACGGTGCGTTCTTCCGCCTGCCGGACCTGGGGCCCATTGGGGCCAATGGACTGGCCAACCCGCGCGACTTCCTGACGCCGGTGGCGGCCTTCGAGGACGTGGACCGGCCCACGGAGGTGGTGCAGAAGTTCCAGGGGCGGCTGTGGTCGGCCCGGTATGCGTACTCTCCGCTGGACGTGGTGGCGTGGCACGGGAACCTGGCGCCGTACAAGTACGACCTGGCCCGCTTCAACACCATCAACACGGTGAGCTTCGACCATCCGGATCCGTCCATCTTCACGGTCCTCACGTCGCCCAGCGAGGTGCCGGGCACGGCCAACTGCGACTTCGTCATCTTCCCGCCTCGGTGGATGGTGGCCGAGCACACCTTCCGGCCGCCCTGGTTCCACCGCAACGTGATGAGCGAGTTCATGGGGCTGGTGCACGGCGTCTACGACGCGAAGGCGGGCGGCTTCGCGCCGGGCGGCGGCTCTTTGCACAACTGCATGAGCGGCCATGGCCCGGACCGGACCAGCTACGAGCAGGCCGTCCAGGCGGACCTGCAGCCTCACAAAATCAAGGACACGCTGGCCTTCATGTTCGAGTCGCGCTGGGTCATCCGTCCCACGCGCTTCGCCATGGAGTCGCCGGCGCTTCAGCAGGACTACGACGCGTGCTGGGCGGGCTTCCAGAAGGCGAAGTTGCCTTGA
- a CDS encoding Rieske (2Fe-2S) protein — MSTGGETAGRKRVWSTPANVKLLPVSALEDPGARNLVLQIGDAFFHGFLVRKGDAVHGYVDRCPHAGLPLARELDRYLTPDKGLIVCAWHGALFQVEDGLCVGGPCSGGRLTPWPVTVRDGMVVTG; from the coding sequence GTGAGCACGGGAGGGGAGACGGCGGGGCGCAAGCGCGTCTGGTCGACGCCGGCCAACGTGAAGCTGCTCCCGGTGAGCGCCCTGGAGGACCCCGGGGCGCGCAACCTCGTCCTCCAGATTGGGGACGCCTTCTTCCACGGCTTCCTGGTGCGCAAGGGTGACGCGGTCCACGGCTACGTGGACCGGTGTCCCCACGCGGGCCTGCCGCTCGCGCGCGAGCTGGACCGCTACCTGACGCCCGACAAGGGGCTCATCGTCTGTGCCTGGCACGGGGCCCTGTTCCAGGTGGAGGACGGGCTGTGCGTGGGCGGGCCGTGTTCGGGTGGCCGGCTCACGCCGTGGCCGGTGACGGTGCGCGACGGCATGGTCGTCACCGGCTGA
- a CDS encoding MATE family efflux transporter: MEVAASPNADPHASPSLGLFRLTWPIFLELLLFMMMGTADTLMLSGVSDDAVASVGVVNQYVFICILIMEVVGHGAAIVVAQYLGARRQTEAARISAIAVTLNLALGITVSAGLLLSGDAILGGMNLQGHMLAYAKTYLHIVGGFLFLQALINVFAGLLRTYGFTRASMFVSLGMNVLHVGGNYVLIAGHFGFPAMGVAGAAISTVVSRAIALGVFVYVLYRVMPVKMAPRDYVTFSKDYVRKILKVGLPSAFEQATYQGCQTVFLYYVTFLGAVALASRQYAHAISQYVFLCSLAIGMGTSIIVGRLVGANRADDAFQQALRSLKWGLAITLVVDVAVVLLRVPIVSLFTENADIVRMTAQVIVIGLALETGRCFNLVLINALRAAGDATFTVYMGIASMVCMSLPLGYYLVFHMGLGLAGVWMAVAADEWVRGITMWLRWKSRAWEKQALVSPVAEAEAAPVAAPA; this comes from the coding sequence ATGGAAGTCGCAGCATCCCCGAATGCGGATCCACACGCCTCACCGTCGCTGGGGCTGTTCCGGCTCACGTGGCCCATCTTCCTGGAGCTGCTGCTCTTCATGATGATGGGCACGGCGGACACGCTGATGCTCAGCGGCGTGTCGGATGACGCCGTCGCCTCGGTGGGCGTCGTCAATCAGTACGTCTTCATCTGCATCCTCATCATGGAGGTCGTGGGTCACGGCGCGGCCATCGTCGTGGCCCAGTACCTGGGCGCGCGCAGGCAGACAGAGGCCGCGCGCATCTCCGCCATCGCCGTCACCCTGAACCTCGCGCTCGGCATCACCGTCAGCGCGGGGCTGCTGCTCAGCGGGGATGCCATCCTGGGCGGGATGAACCTGCAGGGCCACATGCTGGCGTACGCCAAGACGTACCTGCACATCGTCGGCGGCTTCCTGTTCCTCCAGGCCCTCATCAACGTCTTCGCCGGGCTGCTGCGCACCTACGGCTTCACGCGCGCGTCCATGTTCGTCTCGTTGGGCATGAACGTGCTGCACGTGGGTGGCAACTACGTGCTCATCGCCGGCCACTTCGGCTTCCCCGCGATGGGCGTGGCGGGCGCGGCCATCTCCACCGTGGTGAGCCGGGCCATCGCGCTGGGCGTCTTCGTCTACGTCCTGTACCGGGTGATGCCGGTGAAGATGGCGCCGCGCGACTACGTGACGTTCTCCAAGGACTACGTCCGCAAGATTCTCAAGGTCGGCCTGCCCTCCGCCTTCGAACAGGCCACCTACCAGGGCTGCCAGACGGTGTTCCTGTACTACGTGACGTTCCTGGGCGCGGTGGCGCTGGCGTCCCGGCAGTACGCACACGCCATCTCCCAGTATGTCTTCCTGTGCAGCCTGGCCATCGGCATGGGGACGTCCATCATCGTGGGCAGGCTGGTGGGCGCCAACCGCGCCGACGACGCGTTCCAGCAGGCCCTGCGCAGCCTGAAGTGGGGCCTGGCCATCACCCTGGTGGTGGACGTGGCCGTCGTCCTCCTCCGCGTCCCCATCGTCTCGCTCTTCACCGAAAACGCCGACATCGTCCGGATGACAGCGCAGGTCATCGTCATCGGGCTGGCCCTGGAGACGGGGCGCTGCTTCAACCTGGTGCTCATCAACGCCCTGCGCGCCGCGGGTGACGCGACGTTCACCGTCTACATGGGCATCGCGTCCATGGTCTGCATGAGCCTGCCGCTGGGCTACTACCTCGTCTTCCACATGGGCCTGGGACTGGCCGGCGTGTGGATGGCGGTGGCCGCGGACGAATGGGTGCGCGGCATCACCATGTGGCTGCGCTGGAAGAGCCGCGCCTGGGAGAAGCAGGCCCTGGTCTCCCCCGTCGCGGAGGCGGAAGCCGCGCCCGTCGCCGCGCCCGCCTGA
- a CDS encoding trypsin-like serine peptidase: MARHPSDFRVTLWGSLLAGTVFLGFTACGGRSEPTEPAVCEPPARPEVRAFTQCGPKLDFTPINSYVGEFSDVIQDREDAVVFIDGRCTGTLIQASAGPVVLTAGHCVNAGDIPLIVFNFEDNADGDPLITEGTVIEQSIEPDYALIQLDVIPDVTPIPLTAQATEQLVIIQHPRGRPKVIAEGRYLDSCNQLIFYRDLDTLVGSSGAGVLNRQGHLLGVHTDGDCEVNGRGSNRGVTAEAIVEASAYLQNDDITEPSTATRTERADAPHARLGP, from the coding sequence ATGGCGCGACACCCCTCAGACTTCCGCGTGACGCTGTGGGGTTCGCTCCTCGCTGGGACCGTCTTCCTGGGCTTCACCGCCTGCGGAGGACGGTCCGAGCCGACCGAGCCTGCGGTCTGTGAGCCACCCGCCAGACCGGAGGTGCGTGCCTTCACGCAGTGCGGTCCGAAGCTCGACTTCACCCCCATCAACAGCTACGTGGGCGAGTTCTCGGACGTCATCCAGGACAGGGAAGACGCCGTCGTGTTCATTGACGGGCGCTGCACCGGCACGCTGATTCAAGCAAGCGCGGGCCCCGTGGTGCTCACCGCGGGCCACTGTGTCAACGCCGGGGACATCCCGCTGATTGTCTTCAACTTCGAGGACAACGCGGACGGCGACCCTTTGATTACGGAGGGCACCGTCATCGAGCAGTCGATAGAGCCGGACTATGCGCTCATCCAGCTCGACGTCATCCCGGATGTCACCCCCATCCCGCTGACGGCCCAGGCCACCGAGCAACTGGTCATCATCCAGCACCCCCGCGGACGGCCCAAGGTCATTGCCGAGGGCCGGTACCTGGACTCGTGCAACCAGCTCATCTTCTACAGAGACCTAGACACGCTGGTCGGCAGCTCGGGCGCTGGCGTACTCAACCGGCAAGGGCACCTGCTGGGCGTCCACACCGACGGAGACTGTGAAGTCAACGGCCGGGGCTCCAACCGGGGTGTGACCGCGGAAGCCATCGTCGAAGCCTCCGCGTATCTGCAAAACGACGACATCACCGAGCCATCCACGGCGACGCGCACGGAACGGGCGGACGCTCCACACGCGCGACTTGGGCCCTGA
- the prtB gene encoding M57 family metalloprotease PrtB, with protein sequence MPMFQKMFKGAAVLAVTGSMMLTGCGTDMQADSQHEHDEIISNLVEAGFPADDILVSDGQVYVGRDAHVTLEASREMLQTDLKTQEQFRTTNLVAASITRICIVPNSAYAGNTTLMSALDRAIANYNALGLSFTMQRGGTGCSATISARTTSGAGGSAGFPSGGRPYGIINIGTGTATYGVAVVEHVVTHELGHAVGLRHSDYYNRSISCGGAAQNEGAAGVGAIHIPGTPSTATRGGSLMNSCFSSSETGNFMSSDVTALQYLY encoded by the coding sequence ATGCCCATGTTCCAGAAGATGTTCAAGGGAGCTGCAGTCCTCGCGGTGACCGGCAGCATGATGCTGACGGGCTGCGGCACCGACATGCAGGCCGATTCGCAGCACGAGCACGATGAGATCATCTCCAACCTGGTCGAGGCCGGCTTCCCGGCGGACGACATCCTGGTCTCCGACGGCCAGGTGTACGTGGGCCGCGACGCGCACGTGACGCTCGAGGCGTCCCGCGAGATGCTCCAGACGGACCTGAAGACGCAGGAGCAGTTCCGCACGACGAACCTCGTCGCCGCCTCCATCACCCGCATCTGCATCGTCCCGAACTCCGCGTACGCCGGCAACACCACGCTGATGTCCGCCCTTGACCGGGCGATCGCCAACTACAACGCGCTGGGCCTGTCGTTCACCATGCAGCGCGGCGGCACCGGCTGCAGCGCGACCATCTCCGCGCGCACCACGTCCGGCGCTGGCGGCTCGGCGGGCTTCCCCTCCGGCGGCCGTCCCTACGGCATCATCAACATCGGCACCGGCACCGCCACCTACGGCGTGGCCGTGGTCGAGCACGTCGTGACCCACGAGCTGGGCCACGCCGTGGGCCTGCGCCACTCTGACTACTACAACCGCAGCATCAGCTGCGGCGGCGCGGCCCAGAACGAGGGCGCCGCGGGCGTGGGCGCCATCCACATCCCCGGCACGCCGTCCACGGCCACTCGCGGCGGCTCGCTCATGAACTCCTGCTTCAGCTCGTCCGAGACGGGTAACTTCATGAGCTCCGACGTCACGGCGCTCCAGTACCTGTACTGA
- a CDS encoding DUF6068 family protein yields the protein MRHVTCPVAALLGAALSFLPGCGSTMSSNPSPIDAQSQTSTSQQAAEAWKRARVGDRVTYAFSATQGPTPGEADAARTLDGQLTLDVVSVQQPWVYVRVAFTDAAGNPLTQTRLAQDLVVPVRSDMTRSLDVPRPGQVTAERPSFSGRNWEATRYVSDQRPVDGPLRTRVYANDSALLYLTRGLLEASTESAGFRTPGGVRLSLREFQEGSTEASAPAPALERPLGPGAYYDRKVDMAPTHEVLRVCFTAERGYILRAEGPLGTGSEPCADFSQAEPEALEEVVMGLPWEALVSGEWPPSKDGARGTFTVGDRNVPSITEQRTEDLEGTRHVFMDTYAAETWAPGLAGLPYEARFQSLSSGSERVGPGGQRESAGGSRIVQWGPWLGGQP from the coding sequence ATGCGCCACGTCACCTGTCCTGTCGCCGCGCTGCTGGGCGCGGCCCTGTCGTTCCTTCCTGGCTGTGGGAGCACGATGTCAAGCAATCCCTCGCCCATTGACGCTCAGAGCCAGACCTCCACTTCTCAGCAGGCCGCGGAGGCCTGGAAGCGTGCCCGCGTGGGCGATCGCGTCACCTATGCCTTCTCCGCGACCCAGGGCCCCACACCCGGTGAGGCTGACGCCGCGCGCACGCTCGATGGCCAGTTGACGCTGGACGTCGTGTCCGTCCAGCAGCCCTGGGTCTACGTGCGGGTCGCCTTCACGGACGCGGCGGGCAATCCGTTGACGCAGACGCGGCTGGCGCAGGACCTGGTGGTTCCCGTGCGCTCGGACATGACGCGCTCGCTGGACGTGCCGCGTCCAGGGCAGGTGACGGCGGAGCGTCCTTCCTTCTCCGGGCGCAACTGGGAGGCCACTCGCTATGTCAGCGATCAACGGCCCGTGGATGGTCCACTGCGCACGCGCGTGTATGCCAATGATTCGGCATTGCTCTACCTGACGCGCGGCCTGCTGGAGGCCAGCACCGAGTCAGCTGGGTTTCGGACGCCGGGCGGCGTCAGGCTGTCGCTGCGTGAGTTCCAGGAGGGCTCCACCGAGGCCAGTGCCCCCGCGCCCGCGCTGGAGCGGCCCCTGGGGCCCGGCGCGTACTACGACAGGAAGGTGGACATGGCGCCCACGCACGAGGTGCTGCGCGTGTGTTTCACCGCGGAGCGCGGCTACATCCTGCGCGCGGAGGGCCCCTTGGGCACTGGGAGCGAGCCGTGCGCCGACTTCTCCCAGGCGGAGCCTGAGGCCCTGGAGGAGGTGGTGATGGGCCTTCCTTGGGAGGCGCTGGTTTCGGGCGAGTGGCCTCCCTCCAAGGACGGCGCCCGTGGCACCTTCACCGTGGGAGACCGGAACGTGCCCTCCATCACGGAGCAGCGCACGGAGGACCTGGAGGGCACGCGGCACGTCTTCATGGACACCTACGCGGCGGAGACCTGGGCGCCGGGGCTCGCGGGCCTGCCGTATGAAGCGCGCTTCCAGTCGCTCTCCAGCGGCTCCGAGCGCGTGGGCCCGGGTGGGCAGCGTGAGTCCGCGGGCGGCAGTCGGATCGTCCAGTGGGGCCCGTGGCTCGGCGGGCAGCCGTGA
- a CDS encoding TetR/AcrR family transcriptional regulator: MSDEISGRGDPLKSMQLLWGRTEAPKRGPKAKASVAELVSAAVTIADAEGLEAVSTRRVAEAVGISPMSFYTHIPGKAELLDLMMDVVSGEILKDRPVFKPADWRANLTRVATDYRDSYLAHPWVIPLATHRTVLGPNTFRSADIALSAIEGLGLTDLEMDRIITLVLDYVHGAVRNAAREKLVKDLTGMTDEEWWYRVAPFLETVDFTPYPVLSRVGKTAGETYGAHDPRGAFAFGLERVLDGLAVFIDGKATGKKRR, translated from the coding sequence ATGAGCGACGAGATTTCCGGCCGGGGCGACCCGTTGAAATCAATGCAGTTGCTATGGGGACGGACCGAGGCGCCGAAGCGCGGCCCGAAGGCGAAGGCCAGCGTCGCGGAGCTGGTGTCAGCCGCCGTCACCATCGCGGATGCCGAGGGGCTCGAAGCGGTCAGCACGCGCCGCGTCGCGGAGGCGGTGGGCATCTCCCCCATGTCGTTCTACACGCACATCCCCGGCAAGGCCGAGCTGTTGGACTTGATGATGGATGTCGTGTCCGGCGAAATCCTGAAGGACCGGCCCGTCTTCAAGCCCGCCGACTGGCGCGCCAACCTGACGCGGGTGGCGACAGACTATCGCGACTCCTACCTGGCCCACCCGTGGGTGATTCCACTCGCGACGCACCGCACCGTGCTGGGCCCGAACACCTTCCGTTCCGCCGACATCGCGCTGAGTGCCATTGAAGGCCTGGGGCTCACGGACCTTGAGATGGACCGGATCATCACCCTGGTCCTCGATTACGTCCACGGCGCGGTCCGCAACGCGGCCCGGGAGAAGCTGGTCAAGGACCTGACCGGCATGACGGACGAGGAGTGGTGGTACCGCGTCGCCCCCTTCCTCGAAACCGTCGACTTCACGCCCTACCCCGTCCTGTCCCGCGTCGGGAAGACCGCGGGAGAGACCTACGGGGCGCACGACCCCAGGGGGGCGTTTGCCTTCGGTCTCGAGCGCGTGCTCGATGGACTGGCGGTGTTCATCGACGGCAAGGCAACGGGAAAGAAGCGGCGCTGA
- a CDS encoding ATP-binding cassette domain-containing protein, with the protein MYGSIKIRGARENNLKNVSLDIPKRKITVFTGVSGSGKSSLVFGTIAAESQRLINETYPAFVQQFMPHYGQPDAESLENISAAIIVDQQRLGGNSRSTVATVTDAAQMLRVVFSRLAEPHLGSPGLYSYNDPRGLCSECEGIGQVASMDMDAVIDKSKSLNEGAILPRDYAVDSWYWAIYARSGYFDVDKKLSKYTKEELEKLLHLDDGRKIKIDKMNLTYEGLVPKLRRTLGSKDPETVQPHVRAEYERIFTRAICPSCKGGRLNQAALGSRIQGKNIAECSAMQVSDLAAFVRKIAAPSVGPMLEALAHRLDNLVTIGLGYLSLDRESSTLSGGESQRVKMVRHLGSSLTDVTYIFDEPSVGLHPHDVGRLAGLMQQLRDKGNTVLIVEHKPDMIAIADHVVDMGPKAGNKGGQVVFEGTYEGLLTSGTLTGNHMKKHQPLKTTPRKPTGQLQIKGARLNNLQDLSVSIPRGVLTVVTGVAGSGKSSLIQGCLPKAYPETIIIDQNLARGSRRSNTATYTGILDNVRKAFAKASKVDAALFSANSKGACPDCSGLGVIYTDLAHLDPMVTLCETCEGKRFTEEVLAHRLRGKSISDVYEMAVSDAVAFFTEPAIAKILQGLDDVGLGYLTLGQPLSTLSGGERQRLKLAAELGRSGNIYVLDEPTTGLHMNDVDTLIGLFDRLVDAGSTVIVIEHNLDVVSRADWVIDLGPGAGHEGGQVVFEGLPAQLAAHKRSLTGQHMARRGKA; encoded by the coding sequence ATGTACGGCTCCATCAAGATTCGCGGGGCACGCGAGAACAACCTGAAGAATGTCTCGCTCGACATCCCCAAGCGGAAGATCACCGTCTTCACGGGCGTCTCGGGTTCGGGCAAGTCGTCCCTGGTTTTCGGCACCATCGCGGCCGAGAGCCAGCGGCTCATCAACGAGACCTATCCGGCCTTCGTGCAGCAGTTCATGCCGCACTACGGCCAGCCGGACGCGGAGAGCCTGGAGAACATCTCCGCCGCCATCATCGTGGACCAGCAGCGGCTGGGCGGGAACTCACGCTCCACGGTCGCCACCGTCACGGACGCCGCGCAGATGCTCCGCGTGGTGTTCTCACGCCTCGCCGAGCCGCACCTGGGCAGCCCGGGCCTCTATTCCTACAACGACCCTCGGGGGCTCTGTTCCGAGTGCGAGGGCATTGGCCAGGTCGCGTCCATGGACATGGACGCCGTCATCGACAAGTCCAAGTCCCTCAACGAGGGCGCCATCCTTCCCAGGGACTACGCGGTCGACAGTTGGTATTGGGCCATCTACGCGCGCTCAGGCTACTTCGACGTCGACAAGAAGCTGTCCAAGTACACGAAGGAGGAGCTGGAGAAGCTCCTCCACCTGGACGACGGCCGGAAGATCAAGATCGACAAGATGAACCTCACCTACGAGGGCCTTGTCCCCAAGCTGCGCCGGACGCTGGGCTCGAAAGATCCTGAGACGGTCCAGCCGCACGTCCGCGCCGAATACGAGCGCATCTTCACCCGCGCCATCTGTCCTTCCTGCAAGGGTGGGCGGCTCAACCAGGCCGCGCTCGGCAGCCGCATCCAGGGCAAGAACATCGCGGAGTGTTCCGCGATGCAGGTGTCGGACCTCGCCGCGTTCGTCCGGAAGATTGCCGCTCCCTCCGTGGGGCCCATGTTGGAGGCACTGGCCCACCGGCTCGACAACCTGGTGACCATTGGCCTGGGGTACCTCAGCCTCGACCGCGAGAGTTCGACGCTGTCGGGTGGAGAGAGCCAGCGGGTGAAGATGGTGCGGCACCTGGGCTCCAGTCTCACCGATGTGACGTACATCTTCGATGAGCCCAGCGTGGGGCTTCACCCGCACGACGTAGGCCGGCTCGCGGGCCTGATGCAGCAGCTGCGCGACAAGGGCAACACCGTGCTCATCGTGGAGCACAAGCCGGACATGATTGCCATTGCGGACCATGTGGTCGACATGGGGCCCAAGGCCGGCAACAAGGGTGGACAGGTCGTCTTCGAGGGCACCTACGAGGGGCTGCTGACCTCAGGCACCCTCACGGGCAACCACATGAAGAAGCACCAGCCGCTGAAGACCACGCCTCGAAAGCCCACGGGGCAGCTTCAAATCAAGGGCGCCCGGCTCAACAACCTCCAGGACCTGTCCGTTTCGATTCCGCGGGGTGTGCTCACGGTGGTGACGGGCGTGGCGGGCTCGGGGAAGTCGTCGCTGATTCAGGGCTGCCTGCCCAAGGCGTACCCGGAGACCATCATCATCGACCAGAACCTGGCTCGGGGCTCGCGCCGCTCCAACACCGCCACGTACACCGGCATCCTCGACAACGTCCGCAAGGCGTTCGCCAAGGCGAGCAAGGTGGATGCCGCGCTGTTCTCCGCCAACTCGAAGGGGGCCTGCCCGGACTGCAGTGGCCTGGGCGTCATCTACACGGACCTGGCGCACCTGGACCCGATGGTGACCCTCTGCGAGACGTGCGAGGGCAAGCGGTTCACCGAGGAGGTGCTGGCGCACCGGCTGCGCGGCAAGTCCATCAGCGACGTCTACGAGATGGCCGTCAGTGACGCGGTGGCCTTCTTCACCGAACCGGCGATCGCCAAGATCCTCCAGGGGCTGGATGACGTCGGGCTCGGCTACCTCACGCTGGGGCAGCCGCTGTCGACACTGTCGGGCGGTGAGCGCCAGCGGTTGAAGCTCGCCGCCGAGCTGGGCCGTTCCGGGAACATCTACGTGCTGGATGAGCCCACCACGGGCCTGCACATGAACGACGTGGACACGTTGATTGGCCTGTTCGACCGGTTGGTGGACGCCGGGTCGACTGTCATCGTCATCGAGCACAACCTCGACGTGGTGTCCCGCGCGGACTGGGTCATCGACCTGGGGCCGGGGGCCGGGCATGAGGGCGGCCAGGTCGTCTTCGAGGGGCTTCCGGCCCAGCTCGCGGCGCACAAGCGTTCACTGACCGGGCAGCACATGGCCCGCCGAGGCAAGGCGTAG